One Stenotrophomonas maltophilia R551-3 genomic window, AACGTCTGGTTGACCCTGTTCACCCTTAGTGCGCTGGAAATCGTGCTCGGCATCGACAACCTGGTGTTCATTTCCATCGCGGTCAGCAAGCTGCCCGAGCACCGCCGCCCGTTCGCACGCCGGCTCGGCATCGCCGTGGCCTGCATCACCCGTATCGGCCTGCTGGTGTCCCTGGCATACCTGGCGCACATGCAGGCGAACCTGTTCACCGTGGCCGGCATGGGCATTTCCATCCGCGACCTGGTGCTGATCGTCGGTGGCCTGTTCCTGATCATCAAGGGCTGGATGGAGATCAAGGAAATGATCACCGGTGGCGAGGATGAGGACCCGAGCACGACCAAGACCTCGGCTGTGTTCGGCTACGTGATCGCGCAGATCGCGATCATCGACATCGTGTTCTCGCTGGATTCGGTGATCACTGCCGTCGGCATCGCCGACCACGTGCCGGTGATGGTCGCCGCGATCCTGCTGTCGGTGGCGGTGATGCTGCTGGCCGCCAACCCGCTGGGCCGCTTCATCGATGCCAACCCGACCGTGAAGATGCTGGCCCTGGCCTTCATCCTGCTGATCGGTGCGGTGCTGATCCTGGATGGCCTGGACGTGCACGTGCCCAAGCCCTACATCTACGCGGCGATGGGCTTCTCGGTGCTGGTGGAGTGGCTGAACCTGCTGATGCGCCGCC contains:
- a CDS encoding TerC family protein; its protein translation is MSLEFLADPNVWLTLFTLSALEIVLGIDNLVFISIAVSKLPEHRRPFARRLGIAVACITRIGLLVSLAYLAHMQANLFTVAGMGISIRDLVLIVGGLFLIIKGWMEIKEMITGGEDEDPSTTKTSAVFGYVIAQIAIIDIVFSLDSVITAVGIADHVPVMVAAILLSVAVMLLAANPLGRFIDANPTVKMLALAFILLIGAVLILDGLDVHVPKPYIYAAMGFSVLVEWLNLLMRRRAREHHVPGAGDW